The window GTCCCACGCGACCGGGCCGGCTCGTGAACACCAGCACCCGATCCCCGAGCCGCACCGCCTCGCGGGCGTTGTGGGTGACGAAGAGGATGGTGAGCCCGGTTTCGCTCCAGATCCGCTCGAGCTCCTCGTGCAGGAGGTCGCGGGTGATGGCGTCGAGAGCGGCGAAGGGCTCGTCCATTAGGAGGACGTCGGCGTCCTGCGCCAGAGCGCGCGCCAGCGCCACCCGCTGCTTCATGCCTCCGGACAGCTCGTGAGGGCGCCGGCTCTCGAAACCGCCGAGATGCACGCGACTCAGCAGCTCCCGCGCCACCTCACGGCGCCGGGATCTCCCGACGCCGCGCAGCTCGAGCGCCAGCTCGACGTTGCCCGCCGCGGTCAGCCACGGGAGCAGCGCCGCCTCTTGGAACATGAGCGC of the bacterium genome contains:
- a CDS encoding ABC transporter ATP-binding protein yields the protein MAFPQDDRLLVALQGATLEVKRGELVCVVGASGSGKSTLLNVLAGLDRPTAGHAHVHGRVALMFQEAALLPWLTAAGNVELALELRGVGRSRRREVARELLSRVHLGGFESRRPHELSGGMKQRVALARALAQDADVLLMDEPFAALDAITRDLLHEELERIWSETGLTILFVTHNAREAVRLGDRVLVFTSRPGRVGHEVQVDLPRPRSLDSPDLAVIAGRITERLKQEMTVDGR